The Arthrobacter sp. OAP107 DNA segment CGTTCAGCTGGAAGGCCGGGCCGCCGGCTGCGCCACCTATGCCATGGTCTCGGCCTCGGTGCGCCATGGTGAGGACGAGATGCAAGAGAAGCTGCAGCAGGCAAGAAATATTGGATATGCCGGGGCGACGCTGATACATCCATCGCATGTGCTGGCCGCAAACACGACTTTCGGTCCCAGCAGTGAAGAGATCGAGAGGGCCGAACGGGTCCTCAAGGCTCTGGAACACGCGCATACAGAGCGCCGTGGTGCAGTCGCACTTGACGGCCAGATGATCGATACCGCACACGGCGTTACAGCCCGAGCCACGCTTGAACGTGCCTCGGAATACAGACTCACTGTCAGCCCCATTAACTAAAGACTACGAGAAGAGAAGCAATGTCCTCATTAGAAGGAATCCGGGTACTTGAATTCGGCCACGTGATTGCAGGGCCCTTCGCAGCAAGCCTGCTGGGCGATCACGGTGCCGAGGTTATAAAGATTGAGCGCCCAAACCAGGGCGACAGCCTCCGGAAGATGGGCCCACAAAACGCGCGCGGGCTCTGGTTCGAGGTCAGCGCACGGAACAAGAAGAGCGTGGAAGTCGACCTGGGTAGCCCCGAAGGCGCGGCCTTTGCCCGCGAGCTGGTCGAAAGCGCGGACGTAGTGATTGAAAACTACCGCCCCGGAGTCATGGAACAGTTCGGCCTGGGCTGGGATGACGTCCATGCCATCAATCCCAGAGCGGTGATGCTCCGAATCTCCGGATTCGGCCAGACCGGTCCCTACAGTGCCCGTCCAGGCTTCGGCAAAATCAGTGAAGCCTTCAGCGGTGCCACGAACCTCACCGGCTACACTGACGGCCCGCCGGTCCACCCGGGCTACTCCCACGGAGACCTGGTCACCGGTGTTTTCGGCGCATTTGGCGTGATGCTCGCTCTCCACGAGCGGAACACATCCGGACTGGGACAGATGATCGACCTGCCCCTCTATGAAGGCCTGTTCAGGATGATCGATTGGCAGGTGCCCTTCCTTGACGTTCTAGGAATAGATTCCACCCGCGCAGGGGCATCATTTCCCTTTGCTGGCGGCTTCATCACAGAAATTCTGCCCACCATCGACGGCAAGTTCGTGGTCGTATCCGCGGCAACCGGAAAACACGTCGGCAACGTCGTGGACTTCCTGCAGGAAGGCGGGCACCTGGAAGTCAAGGGTGAGGACGACATCCCTGTCTCAGTGATCAAGGACGCCCTCGGCGCCTGGCTCGGAACACAAAACTCCGACGAAGCAGTCGCAAGCCTCAAATCCGTCGGCGTGATCGCGGAAAAGGTCAGCAAACCCAGCGACATCACCAAAGACCCCCACATCGCCGCCCGCCACAACCTCGTCCCCGTTGAGAGCGAAGAATACGGAAAATTCACCGTACCCGCCCCCGTACCCCGCCTCTCGCGAACTCCCGGGCAAGTCCGCTCACTCGGCCCAAAACTCGGAGCACACAACCAACTCCTCAACGCACCCGCCACCAAAAACAACGTTAGTCAGGGTTCCTCGCCCGCTTTGTCGGTAGCCAGTGTGGAGGCGGGCTGAAGTGCTTGCGGGAGGCGGGCTGAAGTAATGCCTGGTGGTCCGGCTGGGTTTCGGCCTGCGGATTTTTCAACAAAATAATTTTGGACTCAACATCAGTTCTCAAAGGAGAGATACCAAATGGCCGGGACCACAGAGAAGAGCAGTCTTCAATCGCCACGCCTTGGTGAGAAGCAAGGCGCTAAGGGTTTACCAAGAAATGTCTTGGTTGCCGGGTCCATTGGAACTTTTGTCGAGTACTTCGACTTGGTGACATTTGGGGCATTAGCCTCAGTCATGGCTTCCGTCTTTTTCCCGACCTCCAATGAAGCCGCTGGAATTCTTCAGACTTTCGCGGTCTTTGCGCTGGCGTTCCTAGCACGGCCATTAGGTGGGCTGCTCTGGGGTCCTAT contains these protein-coding regions:
- a CDS encoding CoA transferase — its product is MSSLEGIRVLEFGHVIAGPFAASLLGDHGAEVIKIERPNQGDSLRKMGPQNARGLWFEVSARNKKSVEVDLGSPEGAAFARELVESADVVIENYRPGVMEQFGLGWDDVHAINPRAVMLRISGFGQTGPYSARPGFGKISEAFSGATNLTGYTDGPPVHPGYSHGDLVTGVFGAFGVMLALHERNTSGLGQMIDLPLYEGLFRMIDWQVPFLDVLGIDSTRAGASFPFAGGFITEILPTIDGKFVVVSAATGKHVGNVVDFLQEGGHLEVKGEDDIPVSVIKDALGAWLGTQNSDEAVASLKSVGVIAEKVSKPSDITKDPHIAARHNLVPVESEEYGKFTVPAPVPRLSRTPGQVRSLGPKLGAHNQLLNAPATKNNVSQGSSPALSVASVEAG